The window GTTGATCACCGCCGCAATGAAAAACACCAACGCCGAGGCACGGAACATCGTCGTGTACCCGTAATTGTCGATGCACCAGGCAGCCAGGAAAGGCGCCAGCAGTGTAGCGGGAGCGATGAGAGAATTCGCCATCCCGATGTAGGTCGCCTGATTGGCGTGCGTCCCGAACTCGAGGCTGAGCACCATCGATGTGGTCCAATTCGCCACTGCCCCCATGCCAGCCAGACCGAAGACGACGAACCACAGCGGGATGGCGGTGACCCAGCCGGCCAGGCCTGCACTCAACATGGCCATCGTCGATCCAAGCAGCAGGATGAAACGGTGATTCGTGCGATCGCCGAGCGCGCCGAGCGTCGGATTGGCGATTACTTGCGAAAAGAAGATGACCCCCGTCAACCAACCCACCAGCGCTTCGCTGACTCCCAATTCTCCGACGGCATACACGGCATAGAAGGAAAAGGCGGCGCCGCCCAACTGCAGGATCATGCGAATCAGCAGAAAACGACGGAATATCCGATCGCTGCTGAGAATGTCGCCGACTTCCTGCCATAATTTCGTGGCGATCCCGGAA of the Anaerolineales bacterium genome contains:
- a CDS encoding MFS transporter, which gives rise to MTVFERVPFLGLAVVAYLLPKLEPTFALMLIYVLLIWQGLGGGFTATVWQSMIGKIIPPTWHGRFFGVQGSAANLLMGITAIFADCFLLASAGLALSFIFLGLTREQDHTPAYPSGIATKLWQEVGDILSSDRIFRRFLLIRMILQLGGAAFSFYAVYAVGELGVSEALVGWLTGVIFFSQVIANPTLGALGDRTNHRFILLLGSTMAMLSAGLAGWVTAIPLWFVVFGLAGMGAVANWTTSMVLSLEFGTHANQATYIGMANSLIAPATLLAPFLAAWCIDNYGYTTMFRASALVFFIAAVINLSLLRLEPNGRNQEAL